Part of the Cohnella candidum genome, TTACGAATTTTTTCACTTCTTCGGATTGGAAAGCTTTGACCAAGCGCTGGAATACCGGCTTGTCCTGCTCGCCTTCGCGAACCGCGATGATATTCACCCACGGGGAATCTTTAGGCTCGCGGTAGATCGCGTCTTTGCTGGGGGAAAGACCGTTGTCGATCGCGTAGTTGGTGTTGATGACCGCTGCCGTCAGGTCGCCGAGCGCTTTCGGGATAAAGGCCGCATCCAGTTCTTTGAATTTCAGGTTTTTCGGGTTTTCCGCGATGTCGCGGACCGTGGCCGTAATGCCGACTCCGTCTTTCAGCTTAATCAAGCCGGCGCTTTGGAACAGGATGAGCGCGCGGGCGCCGTTGGTCGGGTCATTCGGCAAACCGAGCGTATCGCCGTCTTTCAGTTCCGCCAGATCCTTGATGGATTTGGAGTAGACGCCAATCGGATAGTTGATCGTATCCGCCAGCTTCACGATGTGCGTGCCGTTCGTTTTGTTGAATTCGTCGAGGTAAGGCACGTGTTGGAAAGCGTTGGCGTCAAGTTGGCCGTCTTCCAGCACTTTGTTCGGCTGAACGTAATCGTTAAATACGACAAGCTCCAAATCCAGATTATCTTTAGCGGCAACTTCTTTGGCCACTTTCCAGATTTCTTCTTCCGCTCCGGCCATAACGCCGAGCTTCAATTTAGCCGG contains:
- a CDS encoding MetQ/NlpA family ABC transporter substrate-binding protein; this translates as MAKKSLLVLLVLVFTVIAAACGKSNDDKSGESSAAASSSASSSPNESASASPTGSEPAKLKLGVMAGAEEEIWKVAKEVAAKDNLDLELVVFNDYVQPNKVLEDGQLDANAFQHVPYLDEFNKTNGTHIVKLADTINYPIGVYSKSIKDLAELKDGDTLGLPNDPTNGARALILFQSAGLIKLKDGVGITATVRDIAENPKNLKFKELDAAFIPKALGDLTAAVINTNYAIDNGLSPSKDAIYREPKDSPWVNIIAVREGEQDKPVFQRLVKAFQSEEVKKFVTEKYGDSMVPAW